The DNA segment ATAATGCAGTAAAGGATTTGGAGCAGATCACCGGCCGTAAGGTCTTGGTTACCAAAGCTCGCAAATCCATATCGAACTTCAAGTTGCGCCAGGGAATGCCCATCGGTTGCAAGGTGACCTTGCGCGATGAGATCATGTATGAATTCTTCGATCGGCTGACTTCCATCGCCATTCCCAGAATTCGCGACTTTCGTGGGATCAAGAATGATTCTTTTGACGGCAGAGGTAACTATTCCTTTGGTATCAAAGAACAGACCATCTTCCCCGAAATCGAGTTTGACAAAGTGGATGCCGTGCGCGGTATGAACATCACCATAGTAACCACAGCTCACAACGACGAAGAATGCCGTCAGCTCCTGCGTGAGCTTGGCATGCCGTTCCAAAGAGCCGAATAAGGAGAGATTGTGGCAAAGACCTCATTGATCATCAAGCAACAAAGAACTCCCAAGTTCAATGTAAGAAAGTACAACCGTTGCAAGATTTGCGGCCGCCCGCGTGCATTCATGCGCCACTTTGGCATGTGCCGCCTTTGCTTCCGCAAATACGCTTCCGAGGGACAGATCCCCGGAATCACCAGAAGTAGCTGGTAA comes from the Candidatus Cloacimonadota bacterium genome and includes:
- the rplE gene encoding 50S ribosomal protein L5, with the protein product MNRLKEKYKSQVVPALTKHFGYKNPHQVPKMVKIVVSMGVGSATQNKAILDNAVKDLEQITGRKVLVTKARKSISNFKLRQGMPIGCKVTLRDEIMYEFFDRLTSIAIPRIRDFRGIKNDSFDGRGNYSFGIKEQTIFPEIEFDKVDAVRGMNITIVTTAHNDEECRQLLRELGMPFQRAE
- a CDS encoding type Z 30S ribosomal protein S14 is translated as MAKTSLIIKQQRTPKFNVRKYNRCKICGRPRAFMRHFGMCRLCFRKYASEGQIPGITRSSW